A genomic segment from Streptomyces sp. NBC_00459 encodes:
- a CDS encoding phosphatase PAP2 family protein: MRTERNLARLDRVFARLDREPGRPTHIDVPKMSRHRIALLLATLAFYLATVWAVVITSWLVRLDWQVMFFRPYQQWPEIHAFLDYYVVLGQRGPTAVMISAWLGWRAWRQHTLRPLLTFGAALLLLNVTVGAAKIGMGRLGPHYATTIGSNEMGMGGDIFPSGHTANAVVTWGILAYLASTPGTRRWLSASSALMSLGVGLTTVYLGTHWLSDVILGWVAGLLVLLALPWCEPLITRAETWILDQRDRRRARGPSTAPAPARVGSPALLKPHATAEEEATVRENTTPAARSSRAPAHPAHPAHLASGPHASRSERTPVTPTGSRRPPHADRAPRATGNPSTHPLPGNG, translated from the coding sequence GTGCGTACCGAACGAAACCTCGCCCGTCTGGACCGGGTGTTCGCGAGGCTGGACCGTGAACCGGGACGGCCGACCCACATCGATGTGCCGAAGATGAGCCGGCACAGGATCGCGCTTCTCCTCGCGACCCTGGCCTTCTATCTCGCCACCGTGTGGGCCGTCGTGATCACCTCGTGGCTGGTCCGGCTCGACTGGCAGGTCATGTTCTTCCGGCCCTACCAGCAGTGGCCGGAGATCCACGCGTTCCTCGACTACTACGTGGTGCTCGGTCAGCGCGGCCCCACCGCCGTGATGATCTCGGCCTGGCTGGGCTGGCGCGCCTGGCGTCAGCACACCCTGCGCCCACTGCTCACGTTCGGTGCCGCTCTGTTGCTGCTCAACGTCACGGTCGGTGCCGCCAAGATCGGTATGGGCCGCCTCGGACCGCATTACGCGACCACCATCGGCTCGAACGAGATGGGCATGGGCGGGGATATATTTCCCAGCGGTCACACCGCGAACGCAGTGGTGACCTGGGGCATCCTGGCCTATCTGGCCTCGACCCCGGGGACCAGGCGCTGGCTGTCCGCGAGTTCGGCACTGATGTCCCTCGGCGTCGGCCTCACCACGGTCTATCTGGGCACGCACTGGCTGAGCGACGTCATCCTCGGCTGGGTCGCGGGTCTACTGGTCCTGCTGGCGCTGCCGTGGTGCGAGCCGCTGATCACCCGTGCCGAGACCTGGATCCTGGACCAGCGCGACCGCAGGCGCGCCCGTGGCCCCAGCACCGCGCCCGCCCCGGCCCGGGTCGGTTCGCCGGCGCTGCTCAAGCCGCACGCAACCGCCGAGGAAGAGGCCACGGTCCGCGAGAACACCACCCCCGCGGCCCGTTCGTCCCGGGCGCCCGCGCACCCCGCACACCCCGCACATCTGGCCTCGGGCCCGCACGCGAGCCGCTCGGAGCGCACCCCGGTCACGCCGACCGGCAGCCGCCGCCCACCGCACGCGGACCGCGCCCCGCGTGCCACCGGCAACCCTTCGACCCACCCCCTGCCCGGCAACGGCTGA
- a CDS encoding I78 family peptidase inhibitor yields MSSIPRPEEIQDNPDSYVGLDAAGAERLARERGWSAVRSLPPGAIITMEYRSGRLNFEVTGGRVTRCWKG; encoded by the coding sequence ATGTCATCGATTCCCAGGCCCGAAGAAATCCAGGACAATCCGGACAGTTATGTCGGCCTCGATGCGGCGGGGGCCGAGCGGCTCGCCCGGGAGCGCGGCTGGTCCGCGGTGCGGTCACTGCCGCCCGGGGCGATCATCACCATGGAGTACCGGTCGGGGCGGCTCAACTTCGAGGTCACCGGCGGCAGGGTGACGCGCTGCTGGAAGGGCTGA